TGCCGCGATAGTGGAGTACCGCAGTCAGAACGGCAGCTTTAAAAGCGTGGACGATTTGAAGAATGTGAAAGGGATAGGCGAAGGGATTCTGTCCAAGTTGAGGGAGGAAGCAACGGTAGAGGGCAAAGCAGCGGGGAAAGCGCAGCCGGCAGTGAAGAAACCGGCCAAGTAGGAGACGGGCGGCACACCGGCCTTTGTTCTGCCTGTGAACAGCTGTCTCCCAAAACAGGATCTCCCCGCTTCTCTTTCTCCCCATACGGCAGCAGCTGCCGTATGGGTTTTGTTTATCCGCAGAGTCTGCCGCGGGCAGTGCGCCGGCGCAGCAGGTACAGGACCGCCAAACGGTGCAGGCATAAACAGGCAGCGGCAGCCTGGCAGAGCGAAACGGCCAGATACCGGGGCGAATCCCAGGCAATGC
This genomic interval from Neisseria musculi contains the following:
- a CDS encoding ComEA family DNA-binding protein, whose protein sequence is MKLYLLGILSAITPTLLLAAVNINTATAEELKALPGIGPSKAAAIVEYRSQNGSFKSVDDLKNVKGIGEGILSKLREEATVEGKAAGKAQPAVKKPAK